The following coding sequences lie in one Mucilaginibacter sp. KACC 22773 genomic window:
- a CDS encoding GNAT family N-acetyltransferase, with protein MYIIRKATVNDIDTILQIADTTWWATYSAILEREQIEFMLAEIYSAEKIEKQVSDNLQTYLLLEEEGTPVAFAAYSPRDENPDIYKLHKLYCLPQTQGKGYGKILINEVAEKTGEAGKKVLELNVNRYNQAKSFYEKMGFVIAYEEDIAIGPYWMNDYVMRKEL; from the coding sequence ATGTATATTATAAGAAAGGCAACAGTTAACGATATTGATACCATACTGCAAATAGCTGATACCACCTGGTGGGCAACCTACTCGGCTATATTGGAGCGAGAGCAAATTGAATTTATGCTGGCCGAGATTTATTCGGCAGAAAAAATAGAAAAGCAGGTAAGCGATAACCTGCAAACCTACTTGCTACTGGAAGAAGAGGGCACACCTGTAGCTTTTGCTGCATACTCGCCGCGCGATGAAAACCCCGACATCTACAAGCTGCATAAATTATACTGCCTGCCCCAAACGCAAGGTAAAGGCTACGGCAAAATATTGATAAACGAAGTAGCGGAAAAGACCGGGGAGGCAGGAAAAAAAGTTCTCGAACTTAACGTAAACCGGTATAACCAGGCCAAATCATTTTATGAAAAAATGGGCTTTGTAATTGCTTATGAAGAAGACATCGCCATAGGCCCTTACTGGATGAACGATTATGTGATGCGAAAAGAATTGTAA
- a CDS encoding C40 family peptidase codes for MKKFALAIALMFTVLASQAQTKTTPTVTEDKTDEQEGLAKTYLSQIMGVALSATSNMKLFHFVYDWIGTPYHFGGESRKGIDCSAFTKELYSEVFNLDIKRSSRDIFSMVNPVGKDELKEGDLVFFKIHSRRISHVGIYLGDGKFAHASSRGVAISSLDDNYYSRYFYKGGRLLASFKDQLTNSNVATNTDDDNSN; via the coding sequence ATGAAGAAATTTGCCCTGGCTATTGCCCTAATGTTCACTGTTTTAGCTTCGCAAGCTCAAACAAAAACCACTCCAACTGTAACTGAGGATAAAACCGACGAGCAGGAAGGTTTAGCGAAAACGTACTTATCCCAAATTATGGGTGTTGCCTTATCCGCAACCTCAAACATGAAACTTTTTCACTTTGTTTATGATTGGATTGGTACCCCTTACCATTTTGGCGGAGAATCAAGAAAAGGCATCGATTGCTCGGCATTCACCAAAGAGTTATATAGCGAGGTTTTTAACTTGGATATTAAAAGAAGCTCACGCGATATTTTCAGCATGGTTAACCCTGTTGGTAAAGATGAATTAAAAGAGGGCGATCTTGTTTTCTTTAAAATTCACAGCCGCCGCATTTCCCATGTAGGCATTTACCTGGGCGATGGAAAGTTTGCCCATGCCTCATCAAGAGGCGTAGCTATCAGCAGCCTCGACGATAATTATTACAGTCGTTACTTTTATAAAGGCGGCCGCTTGTTAGCCTCATTTAAAGATCAGCTAACCAACAGCAACGTTGCAACAAATACCGACGACGATAATAGCAACTAA
- a CDS encoding pyruvate dehydrogenase complex dihydrolipoamide acetyltransferase, which produces MAEVVKMPKMSDTMTEGVLAKWHKKVGDKVKSGDVLAEVETDKATMDFESYQDGTLLFIGVEEGAAVPVDAVIAVIGKEGEDYKTALADSGSEPAAKKEEKAAEPAPVADKKPVATAAPKVDLSSIPATVIRMPLLSDTMTEGTIEKWNFKVGDKVKADDSLADVATDKATMEVVGYEAGTLLYIGVKEGESVPVNGIIAIVGKEGTDITPLLQDAGSESAAPAAEQAAPEAKTESADAAPAASSAADDSRVKASPLARKIAKDKGINLNDVKGSAEGGRIIKKDVEEYTPAAKPAAEPTPAAAPASAPAAPAKAPVVLPTYTGEEKFTERAVTQMRKAISRRLSESLFTAPHFYVTMSIDMDQAIAARTRINDVAPVKISFNDFVLKACAVALKQHPAINSSFLGDKIRTNEHIHIGVAVAVDEGLLVPVIKFADGKSLSHISVEVKEFAGKAKSKKLQPAEMEGSTFTISNLGMFGVDEFTAIINTPNACILAVSGIQAVPVVKNGAVVPGNIMKVTLSADHRVVDGATAAAFLQTLKSLLEEPVRLLI; this is translated from the coding sequence ATGGCCGAAGTAGTTAAGATGCCTAAAATGAGCGATACCATGACCGAAGGGGTATTGGCTAAATGGCATAAAAAAGTTGGCGATAAAGTAAAATCAGGCGATGTATTGGCCGAGGTTGAAACTGATAAAGCTACCATGGATTTTGAATCGTACCAGGATGGCACCTTGTTATTTATAGGTGTTGAAGAAGGTGCAGCTGTTCCGGTTGATGCGGTTATTGCCGTAATTGGTAAGGAAGGCGAAGATTACAAAACCGCGCTGGCAGATAGTGGTAGCGAGCCTGCCGCGAAGAAAGAAGAAAAAGCGGCTGAACCAGCACCTGTTGCTGATAAAAAACCTGTAGCTACAGCTGCACCAAAGGTTGATTTATCAAGCATACCGGCTACGGTTATACGCATGCCGCTTTTAAGCGATACCATGACCGAGGGTACCATTGAAAAATGGAACTTTAAAGTAGGTGATAAGGTAAAGGCCGATGATTCATTGGCCGATGTGGCAACTGATAAGGCTACTATGGAAGTTGTTGGTTACGAAGCCGGCACTTTATTGTACATTGGTGTAAAAGAAGGCGAATCGGTACCAGTTAACGGCATTATTGCCATTGTGGGTAAAGAGGGAACCGATATTACGCCTTTGTTACAAGACGCTGGTTCGGAATCTGCCGCGCCTGCTGCTGAACAAGCCGCTCCGGAAGCAAAAACCGAAAGTGCTGATGCAGCTCCTGCCGCTTCATCAGCTGCTGATGACAGCCGCGTTAAAGCATCGCCGCTTGCACGTAAAATAGCAAAAGATAAAGGCATCAACCTTAATGATGTAAAAGGCAGTGCCGAAGGCGGCCGCATTATTAAAAAAGATGTTGAAGAATATACACCAGCTGCCAAACCGGCTGCTGAGCCAACACCAGCTGCTGCTCCTGCATCGGCACCTGCCGCTCCTGCGAAAGCGCCTGTTGTATTGCCAACCTATACCGGCGAAGAGAAATTTACCGAAAGGGCAGTTACGCAAATGCGTAAGGCTATTAGCCGTCGCTTAAGCGAAAGCTTATTTACCGCTCCGCATTTCTACGTAACCATGAGCATTGATATGGATCAGGCTATTGCAGCCCGTACCCGCATTAATGATGTGGCCCCGGTTAAAATATCGTTTAATGATTTTGTGTTAAAAGCCTGCGCGGTTGCCTTAAAACAACACCCTGCTATTAATTCATCATTCCTGGGCGATAAAATACGCACTAACGAGCATATTCATATTGGTGTTGCCGTTGCTGTTGATGAAGGCCTGCTGGTACCGGTAATTAAATTTGCCGATGGTAAATCGTTAAGCCATATCTCGGTTGAGGTAAAAGAGTTTGCCGGTAAAGCAAAATCTAAAAAATTACAACCTGCCGAAATGGAAGGCTCAACCTTCACCATATCAAACCTTGGTATGTTTGGTGTTGATGAATTTACCGCTATTATTAACACACCAAACGCGTGCATACTTGCAGTAAGCGGCATCCAGGCTGTTCCGGTTGTTAAAAACGGCGCTGTGGTGCCAGGTAATATCATGAAAGTTACCCTGAGCGCAGATCACCGCGTGGTTGACGGCGCTACTGCCGCAGCCTTCCTGCAAACGCTAAAATCGTTACTGGAAGAACCGGTTAGATTGTTGATATAA
- the pdhA gene encoding pyruvate dehydrogenase (acetyl-transferring) E1 component subunit alpha codes for MSSIEITKDTYLMWYEQMLLMRKFEEKTGQLYGQQKIRGFCHLYIGQEAVLAGAMSVMKQEDSMITAYRDHAHALAKGVEPKAIMAEMYGKATGCSKGKGGSMHMFDKSKHFYGGHGIVGGQVPLGAGVAFAEKYKGTEFVNITYMGDGAVRQGALTETFNMAALWKLPVIFICENNGYAMGTSVERTTIQTDIYKLGLPYGIPSSAVDGMDPAAVHVAMDEAISRARAGEGPTFLEMRTYRFKGHSMSDPQKYRTKEELESYKAKDPIEMTKQTIVEKQYADDKWFEEIDAKIKAIVDEAVQFAEESPWPEASELYTDVYVQEDYPYIRD; via the coding sequence ATGAGTTCAATCGAAATAACTAAGGACACTTACCTGATGTGGTACGAACAAATGCTGTTGATGCGTAAGTTCGAAGAAAAGACAGGACAACTATACGGACAACAAAAAATCAGGGGCTTTTGTCACCTGTACATTGGGCAGGAGGCCGTATTGGCCGGTGCCATGTCTGTAATGAAACAGGAAGACAGCATGATAACCGCTTACCGCGATCACGCCCATGCTTTGGCCAAAGGCGTTGAGCCTAAAGCTATCATGGCCGAAATGTATGGTAAAGCAACCGGATGCTCAAAAGGTAAAGGGGGATCAATGCACATGTTTGATAAAAGCAAGCACTTTTACGGCGGTCACGGTATAGTAGGCGGCCAGGTACCTCTTGGTGCCGGCGTTGCTTTTGCCGAAAAATATAAAGGTACCGAGTTTGTGAACATCACCTACATGGGCGACGGTGCTGTACGCCAGGGCGCACTTACCGAAACCTTTAATATGGCCGCGCTTTGGAAGTTACCTGTAATTTTTATTTGCGAAAATAACGGTTACGCCATGGGTACTTCTGTTGAGCGTACAACTATCCAAACTGATATTTATAAATTAGGCTTACCTTATGGTATCCCTTCATCGGCTGTTGATGGTATGGACCCTGCCGCAGTACACGTTGCTATGGACGAAGCTATTTCGCGTGCCCGTGCAGGTGAAGGCCCAACCTTTTTAGAGATGCGTACTTACCGCTTTAAAGGTCACTCCATGTCAGATCCGCAGAAATATCGTACCAAAGAAGAATTGGAAAGCTACAAGGCAAAAGATCCGATTGAAATGACTAAACAAACGATTGTTGAAAAGCAGTATGCCGACGATAAATGGTTTGAGGAAATTGACGCAAAAATTAAAGCTATTGTTGATGAAGCGGTTCAATTTGCCGAAGAATCGCCATGGCCAGAGGCTTCTGAACTATATACCGACGTATACGTTCAGGAAGATTATCCATACATTAGAGATTAA
- a CDS encoding DinB family protein, translating into MEKQTINAPGNNLPEPLTISLDSTINELLQVIASIKPADFNRLPQPGSWTPAQHLEHLRLSLQGAVSTLNGPVKVTPRSPDQYVDVIKGIFLDFDAKYPAAPTLIPDDKDYDKTLLNDELSSVSEKLKEIVLNQDLTGTCLAPEFTGIGLLTRLEWAAVAIYHAYRHVHKLNALVQDFTTLAGS; encoded by the coding sequence ATGGAGAAGCAGACAATAAACGCACCCGGCAACAATTTACCAGAGCCTTTAACTATTTCGCTTGATTCGACTATTAATGAATTGCTGCAGGTTATAGCATCAATTAAACCCGCCGATTTCAATCGTTTACCACAACCAGGATCATGGACACCGGCGCAGCACCTGGAGCATCTGCGACTTTCATTGCAGGGCGCAGTTTCAACTTTAAACGGCCCGGTAAAAGTTACGCCACGCAGCCCCGATCAATATGTTGATGTAATAAAAGGCATATTTTTAGATTTTGATGCCAAATACCCTGCAGCCCCTACATTAATACCCGATGATAAGGATTATGATAAAACCCTGCTGAACGATGAACTTTCGTCCGTTTCTGAGAAGCTTAAAGAAATTGTACTAAACCAGGACCTGACAGGGACTTGCCTTGCACCCGAATTTACCGGAATAGGCTTACTTACCCGGTTGGAATGGGCAGCCGTTGCTATTTACCATGCTTACAGGCATGTGCATAAGCTGAATGCCCTTGTACAAGACTTTACGACGTTAGCTGGAAGCTGA